The window AGTCGGTGTCGGGCAGATCGGCCTGCAGGCGGTAGTTGTAGGCGTTGTCGTTGCGCTCGGCCCACGTCCGGGCCTTCTCGACGCGCGCCAGTGCTTCCTCGATGGCCCACTCCGGCGTGTCGTCGTCGACGAAGCCCTGACTCCGGGCCATCCGGATCCGGAGGTCCCGGTCGTCTGTCATCCCCAGCACGGCCGCGAAGGTGTACGGCAGGCGAACGCGCTCCTCGCGGACCTCCGCGACCAGCATCGGGTACGCCCGCTCTGCGAGGGGTGCGAGGTCTTCGTCGTCGACTTCGCCGAAGTAGACCTGCTCGAACCGGTCGAACTCGTCGACCAACTGGTCGAGCCGAGAGGTGTCGAAGTCCTTCGCCTTCTTCGGGTTCCGGGCGAAGAAGTATCGTAACACTTCGGGTTCGAGCATCTCCAGCACCTCCGCGACCGTGACGACGTTCCCGGCAGAGGAGGAGAGTGCGTCGCCGTCGAGCGTGAACCACTCGTAGGTCATCGGCACCGGCGGGTCGATGTCCAGAATCTGCCGGGCGATGTCCTCGCCCGAGGGCCACGACCCCTCGGCGTGGTCCTTGCCGAAGGGCTCGAAGTCGACCCCCAGCACTTGCCACTGGGCGGGCCACTCGAAGCGCCACGGAAGCTTCCCCTCCCGGAACGTCGCGGTGCCCGCGTGGCCACAGCCGTCGATCTGCTGGCCGCCGGCCTCCATGCCGACGCACTCGTACTCGACCGTCTCGGCGTCGAGGTCGACGCTCCGGATGCCGGTCGTCAGCTTCCCGCACTCCGAACACTGGGCCATGAACGGGACGTAGTCGTCGTCCACGCCGTCCTGGTACTCGGCGAGCAGGTCGCGGGCCGCGTCCTGCTTCGAGAGGACCGTCGCCACCGCGTCGTCGAACGCACCCTCGGCGTAGAGGTCGGTGTTCGACAGCATCTCGACGTCGACGCCGATCATCTCGGCGCTCTCCGCGAGCAGGTTCGTGAAGTGTGCGCCGTAGGAGTCGACCGTGCCGAAGGGGTCGGGGATGTCGGTGTACGGCTTACCCAGGTTCCGGCCGAGTGCGCCGGCGTCGACCTCACCGAGACCGACGAGGTTCCAGTCGTCGTCCGCGAGCGTCCGCGGCACCTTCCGGAGCGCGTCCTTGTCGTCGCTGGTGAAGACCTGCCGGACCTCGTGGCCGCGCTCGCGCAGTACCTCGGCGACGAAGTAGCCCCGCATGATCTCGTTGAAGTGGCCGAGGTGTGGCACGCCGGACGGGGAGACACCGCCCTTGATGACGACCGGTGCGTCGGGGTCGCGGGTGCCCTCGGCGAGTTGACGCTCGATCCGGGCTTCGATCTCGTCTGCGATCTCGTCCGCCCAGAACGCGTGGCGCGTCTCGCCCGTCTCGGTTGGCTCGGTCGGCTGGCTCGCTTCCTCGTCGGTCGCTTCCCGTGTCGTCTCGGTATCCTCGTCGCTCATCGCTGTGCCCAGTAGCTCGGTGCCTCGCCGCTTCCCTCGGGGACGATGTCGGTCCCGTCGTGGTCGCCCCGGAGGACCGCCCGCTCGATCCGCGCCGGGTCGGTCCCGTCGAGGACGATACTCCGCATCCCGGATCGCTCGATCAGCTTCGCGGCCAGCAGGTCCACCGGCGCTGACGCCCCGGCGTCGCGGCTCATCGGGGCGATCACGTCGACCAGTTCGGAGGCCGACAACTCCTCGAACTTCGTCGCGTCTGGGTCGGTCTTCGGGTCCGCGTCGTAGACGCCGTTCGCGCTCGTGGCGTAGACGAGGAGATCGGCGTTGACGTACTCGGCCAGCGCGGCCGCCACGGCGTCGGTCGTCTGGCCGGGCGTCACTCCGCCCATCACCGCCACGTCGCCCCGGCGGATCGCGTCGCCGGCGTCCTCGTAGTCGTGTGGCGGCGTCGGATCGACGCCGGAGCCCAGTGCGGCGATCAACATCCGGGCGTTGATCCGCGTCACGTCGATACCGATCTGATCCAACTGAACCTCGTTCGCGCCGAGGTCACGCGCCGCACCGATGTACTCACGGGCGACACCACCGCCGCCGACGACCGCGCCGAGGTCACACCCCTCACGCGAGAGTGACTCGATCACGGTCGCGTGGGCCTCGATCCGGTCGGGATCGAGGTCCGGCGCGAGGACGCTCCCGCCGATAGAAATCACGACTCTCATTGCCGACAGGTAGCTTGGACGCCGGCTTAAGGGTTGTCAAGACCGACGGGCGAGAACGCCCTGGCGCTGTGCAGACACGCTCGTTTCCGCCGGTCGAAGCAACACTAATGCCCGTCGGTCCCCGTCGTCCGGTATGCACACACTCGG of the Salinirubrum litoreum genome contains:
- the pyrH gene encoding UMP kinase, which translates into the protein MRVVISIGGSVLAPDLDPDRIEAHATVIESLSREGCDLGAVVGGGGVAREYIGAARDLGANEVQLDQIGIDVTRINARMLIAALGSGVDPTPPHDYEDAGDAIRRGDVAVMGGVTPGQTTDAVAAALAEYVNADLLVYATSANGVYDADPKTDPDATKFEELSASELVDVIAPMSRDAGASAPVDLLAAKLIERSGMRSIVLDGTDPARIERAVLRGDHDGTDIVPEGSGEAPSYWAQR
- the lysS gene encoding lysine--tRNA ligase; this encodes MSDEDTETTREATDEEASQPTEPTETGETRHAFWADEIADEIEARIERQLAEGTRDPDAPVVIKGGVSPSGVPHLGHFNEIMRGYFVAEVLRERGHEVRQVFTSDDKDALRKVPRTLADDDWNLVGLGEVDAGALGRNLGKPYTDIPDPFGTVDSYGAHFTNLLAESAEMIGVDVEMLSNTDLYAEGAFDDAVATVLSKQDAARDLLAEYQDGVDDDYVPFMAQCSECGKLTTGIRSVDLDAETVEYECVGMEAGGQQIDGCGHAGTATFREGKLPWRFEWPAQWQVLGVDFEPFGKDHAEGSWPSGEDIARQILDIDPPVPMTYEWFTLDGDALSSSAGNVVTVAEVLEMLEPEVLRYFFARNPKKAKDFDTSRLDQLVDEFDRFEQVYFGEVDDEDLAPLAERAYPMLVAEVREERVRLPYTFAAVLGMTDDRDLRIRMARSQGFVDDDTPEWAIEEALARVEKARTWAERNDNAYNYRLQADLPDTDFDAEIESALDELADFVAEGHDGDAIQGEIYETAKRHDVETSDFFAAGYRLFFDDTQGPRLGEFLGELDDAFVVRRLRREG